Proteins encoded within one genomic window of Patescibacteria group bacterium:
- a CDS encoding recombination regulator RecX, whose product MSSTESWIFDRCLGYLGIRQRSQKEISDYIKKLLRKKTYYDSSKLVYSKEEQQNIINLTIDKLVKLELINDHEFARLVVSSKTRGRHPKGTNAIKADLYKKGIDREIIKSVLLENIDDKENAKMLAQEKLAYYLKKNPQTAKQKTLRYLVSRGFFFDTAISAIDSIATTE is encoded by the coding sequence ATGTCTTCCACAGAATCATGGATTTTTGATAGGTGTTTGGGATACCTTGGCATCAGGCAAAGAAGCCAAAAGGAAATTAGCGATTATATAAAAAAGCTTTTGCGGAAGAAAACCTACTACGACAGTAGCAAACTTGTTTATTCTAAGGAAGAGCAACAAAATATCATCAATTTAACAATTGACAAATTAGTCAAGTTAGAGCTAATTAACGACCACGAGTTTGCTCGCCTTGTAGTCTCATCCAAAACCAGAGGTCGCCACCCCAAAGGAACCAACGCTATCAAAGCGGATCTTTACAAAAAGGGAATTGATCGAGAAATTATTAAATCGGTACTTTTAGAAAATATTGACGATAAGGAAAATGCCAAAATGCTGGCACAAGAAAAGCTAGCGTACTACCTTAAAAAAAACCCCCAAACTGCCAAACAAAAAACCCTGCGCTATTTAGTCTCACGAGGATTTTTCTTTGACACAGCAATTTCGGCAATTGACAGTATCGCCACCACAGAATAG
- the rny gene encoding ribonuclease Y, which yields MITKIRSFLDTLIGLVKPHQPKVEPSTPPKPIIEKVEVPVAPDIILQEAKSQARELVIDAKNEALEIKKQAEEEARHTKQEALIIEKRLEDQKSQLLQKESDLAKKEGDIAETKEKYTQKLSEIEEIKKKQVEKLERAASMTKKDAEKVILDYTESKLAREIGRKVKEAETTISEQAEEKAKEILVNAMQKGYADYIAEYTVSKVKLPDEEMKGRIIGKEGRNIKAFEDATGVNLDLDETPTEVRISCFDSVRREIARIALEKLILDGRIQPAKIEEVVARCREEIDRATYRAGEELCQKVGVYNLPKEIVALLGKFKYRYSYGQNMIEHTLEEVKIGVAIATELKADIYTTKLACLLHDLGKAVSEEEEGTHIDLGVKLLKKHGIPQRVIDAVAEHHGDRFSSLESAILHIADGISGARPGARFVDYDSYVARMKGLEDTAQSFAGVDKAYALSAGREVRVIVKPDEATDEETAKLAFDIAQKIEKEHTYPGTVKITVIRDYRAVGMAK from the coding sequence ATGATAACCAAAATTCGTTCCTTCCTAGATACCCTTATTGGGCTTGTCAAACCACATCAACCCAAGGTTGAACCCAGCACCCCACCAAAACCTATAATTGAAAAAGTTGAAGTACCTGTTGCTCCCGATATAATTCTCCAAGAAGCCAAATCTCAAGCTCGCGAACTGGTAATTGACGCCAAAAACGAAGCCTTAGAAATTAAAAAACAGGCCGAAGAAGAAGCCCGCCATACTAAACAAGAAGCCTTAATCATAGAAAAACGGCTCGAAGATCAAAAATCCCAACTTTTACAAAAAGAAAGCGACCTTGCCAAAAAAGAAGGTGACATTGCCGAAACCAAAGAAAAATACACCCAAAAGCTATCCGAAATCGAAGAGATAAAAAAGAAACAAGTCGAAAAATTAGAAAGAGCCGCTAGCATGACTAAAAAAGACGCCGAAAAGGTCATTTTAGACTATACCGAAAGCAAATTAGCCCGTGAAATTGGCAGAAAGGTTAAAGAGGCAGAAACAACCATAAGTGAGCAAGCCGAAGAAAAAGCTAAAGAAATTTTGGTCAATGCCATGCAAAAAGGTTATGCCGACTATATTGCGGAATACACTGTTTCTAAGGTTAAACTGCCCGACGAAGAGATGAAAGGAAGAATTATTGGCAAAGAAGGCAGAAACATTAAAGCCTTTGAGGACGCCACTGGAGTAAATTTGGATTTGGACGAGACTCCAACAGAAGTTAGAATCTCGTGTTTTGACTCAGTGCGTCGTGAAATTGCAAGAATCGCCCTAGAAAAACTTATTCTAGATGGCAGAATTCAACCGGCAAAAATAGAAGAAGTCGTGGCAAGGTGTCGCGAAGAAATTGACCGGGCCACCTATAGAGCAGGCGAAGAGCTTTGCCAAAAGGTAGGAGTTTATAATCTGCCCAAAGAAATTGTTGCCTTGCTTGGCAAGTTTAAGTACAGGTACTCCTACGGTCAAAACATGATCGAGCATACCCTAGAAGAAGTAAAAATAGGGGTCGCTATTGCAACCGAGCTTAAAGCTGACATTTACACTACAAAGCTTGCCTGTTTGTTACATGATTTGGGAAAGGCAGTTTCCGAGGAAGAAGAAGGAACGCACATAGATCTTGGAGTTAAACTTCTTAAAAAACATGGTATCCCTCAAAGAGTCATTGATGCTGTTGCTGAACATCATGGGGACAGATTTAGTAGCCTAGAGTCGGCAATACTTCACATTGCTGATGGAATTTCGGGAGCGCGCCCCGGAGCCCGATTTGTTGATTACGATTCTTATGTTGCCAGGATGAAAGGACTGGAAGATACCGCCCAAAGCTTTGCTGGAGTAGATAAGGCTTACGCGCTCTCTGCGGGACGGGAAGTAAGAGTAATTGTAAAGCCCGACGAAGCAACCGATGAGGAAACGGCAAAACTAGCCTTTGATATTGCCCAAAAAATAGAGAAAGAGCATACCTACCCCGGAACGGTAAAGATAACTGTGATTCGTGATTATAGAGCGGTTGGTATGGCAAAGTAA
- a CDS encoding YmdB family metallophosphoesterase, producing MIKVLFIGDIVGSLGRSTLQKVLPRLIVSDNINLVVANCDNLAHGRGATEQTIKETMGYGVDVFTGGDHIFDLKEFQNEIANLPVARAQNFLGDIPGMGYQLIKKGFRYPFCVISLMGECFGGQNISNPFYAVSDLLRGLKRKKLSGILVDIHGDLTSQKVAMGHFLDGKVSAVVGTHTHIPTCDERILDKGTAFVTDAGMVGAQDSVLGVKKEIIISRFLDSLPHKFEWATEEPAVFNSVLITVDEKTGLATSIERKDIILKGGDPK from the coding sequence ATGATAAAAGTTTTATTTATCGGGGACATTGTTGGCAGTTTAGGGCGTAGTACTTTGCAAAAGGTCTTGCCAAGGCTAATTGTAAGTGATAATATCAACTTAGTTGTAGCAAATTGCGATAATTTAGCACACGGACGCGGTGCCACAGAGCAGACCATAAAAGAAACTATGGGATACGGCGTGGATGTTTTTACTGGTGGCGACCACATATTTGATCTTAAGGAGTTCCAAAATGAAATTGCAAACCTACCGGTTGCTAGAGCACAAAATTTTCTTGGTGACATACCAGGCATGGGATACCAACTTATTAAAAAAGGCTTTAGGTATCCCTTTTGCGTTATAAGCCTAATGGGGGAATGTTTTGGGGGTCAAAACATTAGTAACCCCTTTTATGCGGTAAGCGATTTATTGAGGGGATTAAAAAGAAAAAAGCTCAGTGGAATTTTGGTTGACATTCATGGAGATTTGACTTCGCAAAAAGTGGCTATGGGTCACTTTTTAGACGGTAAGGTTAGCGCAGTAGTTGGGACGCATACTCATATTCCAACTTGTGACGAACGAATTTTAGACAAAGGCACGGCATTTGTAACTGATGCTGGAATGGTGGGAGCGCAAGATTCGGTGCTGGGAGTTAAAAAAGAAATTATCATTAGCAGATTTCTCGACTCCCTCCCCCACAAGTTTGAGTGGGCAACCGAAGAACCGGCGGTTTTTAACAGTGTCTTAATTACTGTAGACGAAAAGACGGGGTTAGCAACTAGTATAGAAAGAAAAGATATAATTTTGAAAGGTGGTGATCCTAAATGA
- a CDS encoding HU family DNA-binding protein encodes MTKTELVDVVAQKGGMTKAAAGRAVDAVIDAITKALSKGEKVTVTGFGTFEVRPRAARMGRNPQTGATLHIPATKTPAFKAGKALKESVK; translated from the coding sequence ATGACAAAAACAGAATTAGTAGATGTAGTCGCCCAAAAAGGCGGTATGACAAAGGCAGCAGCCGGAAGAGCAGTAGACGCAGTGATAGATGCTATTACCAAAGCTTTATCCAAAGGCGAAAAAGTAACTGTTACCGGTTTTGGTACCTTCGAAGTTAGACCAAGAGCTGCAAGAATGGGCAGAAACCCACAAACTGGGGCAACTCTTCACATTCCTGCAACCAAGACTCCAGCTTTTAAGGCTGGTAAAGCTTTAAAGGAGTCCGTTAAGTAA
- a CDS encoding VOC family protein, whose product MKINRCLIQIFVNDLDKSIRWYKEKLGMDLISCAEEWKSATMRIGGVDYDICQPVPKWGSNWMKAKRNIGGLRGIFFYTDDINKTHEEMKTKGVKFLKSPFKTPWGEYKAHFVDLDGNEFSLCEGESHYS is encoded by the coding sequence ATGAAAATAAATCGTTGTTTAATACAAATATTTGTTAACGATCTGGATAAATCTATCCGATGGTATAAAGAAAAATTAGGGATGGATCTTATCAGTTGTGCCGAGGAATGGAAGTCGGCGACAATGAGAATAGGTGGTGTTGATTATGATATTTGTCAACCCGTACCAAAATGGGGGTCAAATTGGATGAAAGCGAAAAGGAATATTGGCGGACTTCGAGGGATATTTTTCTATACGGATGATATAAATAAAACTCATGAAGAAATGAAGACAAAAGGAGTTAAATTCCTTAAATCTCCATTTAAAACTCCTTGGGGTGAGTACAAAGCACACTTTGTCGATCTTGATGGAAATGAGTTTAGTCTTTGCGAAGGTGAGTCCCATTATAGTTGA
- a CDS encoding transposase gives MPQRLLPLVESEIYHVFNRGIENRVVFEDEDYYFRATQAINFYRYYSPPIKLTQLLALSTGRYIEVMDFLASQNELLIDILAYCLMPNHFHFLLRQKRPNGIALFLANFQNSYTRYFNTRKKRRGPIFLTQFKAKLIKNEGQLLHVSRYIHLNPYSARITETKDELKEYPWSSFTEYIENKKDGICEKETILSHFKTSKRYEIFVFDNADYQRTLQGIKSLLY, from the coding sequence ATGCCCCAAAGATTACTTCCTTTAGTAGAATCGGAGATTTACCATGTTTTTAACAGAGGGATTGAAAATAGAGTGGTTTTTGAGGACGAAGATTACTATTTTAGAGCTACCCAAGCCATCAATTTTTACCGATATTATTCCCCTCCCATAAAACTAACACAACTTTTGGCACTTTCTACTGGAAGATATATTGAGGTAATGGATTTTCTTGCATCTCAAAATGAACTGTTGATAGATATTTTGGCTTATTGTCTAATGCCAAATCACTTTCATTTTTTGCTTAGACAAAAAAGACCTAACGGAATTGCTCTTTTTCTTGCTAATTTTCAAAACAGCTATACCAGATATTTTAATACCAGAAAAAAACGCCGTGGTCCTATATTTCTTACACAATTCAAAGCTAAGCTAATTAAAAACGAAGGTCAGTTACTTCATGTTTCTCGATATATTCATTTAAATCCCTACTCTGCTAGAATTACAGAAACCAAAGATGAGTTAAAAGAGTATCCCTGGTCGTCTTTTACGGAATACATAGAAAATAAAAAAGATGGTATTTGCGAAAAAGAGACGATTCTATCCCATTTTAAAACATCAAAGAGATACGAAATTTTCGTTTTTGATAATGCGGATTATCAACGAACGCTTCAAGGAATAAAAAGTTTGTTGTATTAG
- a CDS encoding M23 family metallopeptidase — protein MRKKPTLFYPVENKAPIAQYFWVKSSNIFKEDYYDWAYGIFAGHHPGVDFKLKEGTSVYNAFSGVVVRNEWHGGMGNIIGIRNGNIVAIYGHLKESKVNLGKEILAKQLIALSGNTGVATRKEFPHLHFEMRDIIKPTLAEMVFNPKFEKPIKNWKKEFTYKVNNANTQKTLSFLALRYFGNEKRWKEILKANPQIKVHNPFAIIPDCQIITIPNFS, from the coding sequence ATGAGAAAGAAACCGACCCTTTTTTATCCAGTGGAAAATAAAGCGCCGATAGCCCAATATTTTTGGGTTAAGAGCTCCAATATCTTTAAAGAAGATTATTACGATTGGGCATATGGAATTTTTGCTGGACATCATCCGGGGGTTGATTTTAAGCTCAAAGAAGGGACTAGTGTTTACAACGCCTTTAGTGGGGTTGTGGTTAGAAACGAGTGGCATGGGGGAATGGGAAATATAATTGGTATAAGAAACGGCAATATTGTGGCGATCTATGGGCATTTAAAAGAATCTAAAGTTAATCTTGGAAAGGAAATTTTGGCAAAGCAGTTAATTGCTTTGTCCGGAAACACCGGGGTAGCGACCAGAAAAGAGTTTCCCCATTTGCATTTTGAGATGCGGGATATCATAAAGCCGACACTTGCTGAAATGGTTTTTAATCCGAAATTCGAAAAACCGATTAAAAATTGGAAGAAGGAATTTACCTACAAAGTAAATAACGCCAACACGCAAAAAACCTTAAGCTTTTTAGCTCTGCGCTATTTTGGAAACGAAAAAAGGTGGAAAGAGATATTAAAAGCGAATCCCCAAATTAAAGTTCATAATCCCTTTGCGATAATTCCGGATTGTCAAATCATAACCATCCCAAACTTCTCTTAG